The proteins below come from a single Anaerobaca lacustris genomic window:
- the hemP gene encoding hemin uptake protein HemP: protein MERSDFDTTTERAGLPEAGDDGRRAGCIDSQAILGERDEVFIRHGDQMYRLRKTRHGKLILNK from the coding sequence ATGGAACGATCCGACTTCGACACGACAACAGAACGAGCCGGTCTCCCGGAGGCCGGCGATGATGGCCGACGGGCCGGATGCATCGATTCGCAGGCGATCCTTGGCGAACGAGACGAGGTGTTCATCCGACACGGGGACCAGATGTATCGATTGAGGAAGACGCGGCATGGGAAACTGATACTGAACAAGTAG
- a CDS encoding 4Fe-4S binding protein: protein MCPFGAAQELVGLADGPRRALPAKIARLLRIVRSGLLLSITVALLAGVGFDLATVEPFAVFSARAASGWVLFLAGTCLLVSVFHPRLWCRALCPTGRIVQLLMWGLLRSRRTLTRPVAPSRYVTVDERLSWQSVKAAGDT from the coding sequence TTGTGCCCCTTCGGGGCCGCGCAGGAACTGGTGGGTCTGGCAGATGGACCGAGGCGTGCGCTGCCCGCGAAGATCGCGCGCCTCCTGCGTATCGTTCGCAGTGGCTTGCTCCTCTCGATTACGGTCGCTTTGTTGGCCGGCGTCGGTTTCGATCTGGCAACGGTCGAGCCGTTTGCGGTGTTCTCGGCGCGGGCCGCCTCCGGCTGGGTGCTGTTCCTGGCGGGGACGTGCCTGTTGGTCTCGGTGTTCCACCCCCGCCTTTGGTGTCGCGCCCTGTGTCCCACCGGCCGGATCGTTCAACTGTTGATGTGGGGGCTGCTTCGTTCCCGACGGACATTGACAAGGCCGGTGGCGCCATCGCGCTATGTCACGGTTGATGAGAGACTCTCGTGGCAGAGCGTCAAAGCCGCGGGCGACACGTAG
- a CDS encoding cobaltochelatase subunit CobN codes for MITVNKRRVGVLAAIVILLIAGAMLWHRFGSRTRIAVINFPDAQYGQLLDAAEGSHIRLDRIKAADLPDAKLSSYALTLIFGMGLRLDDAQAEKVRQSMARGAAVYVHASTSADNEFSNVMGKDLEHIEAYLENGGPKNLRHLFAYVRRAMDGKSLFAGPIEEAQEIPMDTLFHLGQDDYFTDVNAYQDYYQTTGRYREGRPHICLLTALIGPRTSRRGLLDVLIRRLEALDLNVYPIAGFRNRLSYMREIAPDLVVYFPHGRVQMMGQADAVVAWLRERNIPLLCPINVMEPYDEWLNGQQGMVGGLLSQSVVMPELDGGVEPFVVSAQFPDERGLLASRPIPERMNTFVRRIQKWLALRSKPNAEKRVAIVYFKGPGRNAMVASGMEVPASLLNVLRHLRDNGYATGLLPETVAEFEAMIQRQGPVLGPYAQGAFDDFVREGDPELIRTEDYLAWVQEQLPSELYTQVEASYGAAPGQYLSLSQDGQTYLALPRVRFGNIVILPQLMPGIGDDTNKLVHGVKAAPPHPYIATYLWARHGFGADALVHFGTHGSLEFTPWKQSALSQMDWSDALTGDLPHPYIYTINNIGEAVVAKRRSYATLVSHLTPPFMASDLYGPLAALADAVHGYLNTPDDALRAEYAQDIRAGVKELDLDKDLEFEDFVDRPLDRAEIDALHHYLRSLAIEKVTRGNYVLGRPYEEAFARETAGLMALEPVTYALVRLDEARGGAHADRGDHVAATDQEAQTHPHAHHAVDEVLRPYAAQIIEEILSGQASWQDYVSDADLARLTAWDEARQMKSSGPPHSRDCGCPACRAWVAAHAQQEKGQPSETVEDADEAAVQRRLWVARACRPPHREVLFQTADMESFRAAVETWELDRTLEVKSMLSFYAEHTDLAEEVGEQPGKDNIALAALLRLGRAPIERALKVVDGHRADLQENERTYVQAVRTLRDALQEVNHYQASLLASTDAELDSLVRVLAGGYVAPSPGGDALRSPKAIPTGRNLTAIDMDKTPTPQSWRVGVQLAESTLQKRLDETGQYPKKVAVTLWGGELIRTEGAQIAMIFHFLGVEPVRNARGTVHAVQLVPMEKLQRPRIDVVVQTSGQARDIAVSRLFLIEEAVKLASNADDPQEFPNRVKEGTLAAEAVMKDKGLSPLDARTFATARVFGGVNGNYGTGIMGLVESGDRWEEDTELTDQYLKNMGAMYTKDHWGHYQPGVFTAALQNTDTVVQSRSSNQSGPLSLDHVYEFMGGINAVIRNVTGEEPDAMFSDLRNPNNPKVQGAKEAIWTESRTTLMNPKYIKAMQAEGSSAAESFAETFRNTYAWNVLKPVAIDNELWEGLYDVYVRDSLGLDMKAYFKEKNPYALQEMSAVMLETIRKGYWPADAEVVKTLAELHVELVKDHEPGCSTFVCDNAKLRDVIAQNVAAEVAQTYRQQIEQVRVGRSAQAVDGMTLTQQTMTLDAIKNAVSQSLPTILMLLALVGLFIAAVFLGVRRHGN; via the coding sequence GTGATAACGGTGAACAAGCGGCGCGTCGGTGTCCTCGCTGCCATTGTCATACTGTTGATTGCCGGCGCCATGCTGTGGCATCGCTTTGGCAGTCGTACCCGTATCGCCGTGATCAACTTCCCGGACGCGCAGTACGGCCAACTGTTGGACGCCGCGGAGGGCAGCCACATTCGTCTGGATCGTATCAAAGCCGCAGACCTGCCGGACGCGAAACTGTCCAGCTATGCCCTGACCCTGATCTTTGGCATGGGACTGCGACTGGATGATGCCCAGGCTGAGAAAGTGCGTCAGAGCATGGCACGTGGCGCCGCCGTTTACGTACACGCCTCCACCAGCGCAGACAATGAATTCAGCAACGTGATGGGAAAGGATCTGGAACACATCGAGGCCTATCTGGAGAATGGGGGCCCTAAGAACCTCCGGCATCTGTTCGCCTATGTCCGGCGCGCGATGGACGGAAAGTCCTTGTTCGCCGGTCCGATCGAGGAGGCCCAGGAGATCCCCATGGACACGCTCTTTCACCTGGGCCAGGACGACTACTTCACCGATGTGAACGCTTATCAGGACTACTACCAGACGACCGGTCGCTATCGGGAAGGTCGCCCTCACATCTGTCTGCTGACGGCGCTCATCGGCCCTCGCACATCGCGGCGGGGACTGTTGGACGTTCTTATCCGGCGTCTCGAGGCCCTCGACCTGAACGTCTATCCGATCGCCGGCTTCCGCAATCGCCTGTCCTATATGAGAGAAATCGCCCCGGACCTCGTGGTGTATTTCCCTCACGGGCGCGTCCAGATGATGGGGCAGGCCGATGCGGTTGTCGCCTGGCTCCGAGAACGCAATATCCCCTTGCTGTGTCCGATCAACGTGATGGAACCCTACGACGAGTGGTTGAACGGTCAACAGGGCATGGTGGGCGGCCTGCTCAGCCAGAGCGTTGTGATGCCGGAGCTTGACGGGGGTGTCGAACCGTTTGTCGTCTCGGCACAGTTCCCCGATGAGCGGGGCCTGCTTGCGTCCAGGCCCATCCCCGAGCGCATGAACACCTTTGTCAGACGCATTCAGAAGTGGCTGGCCTTGCGCAGCAAACCCAATGCGGAGAAGCGCGTGGCCATCGTCTACTTCAAGGGTCCGGGCCGCAACGCCATGGTCGCCAGCGGCATGGAGGTGCCCGCTTCACTGCTCAACGTCCTGCGACATCTGCGGGACAACGGTTACGCCACCGGCCTGCTGCCGGAGACGGTGGCCGAATTTGAAGCGATGATCCAACGCCAGGGACCCGTTCTCGGGCCTTATGCGCAGGGGGCATTCGACGATTTCGTTCGTGAAGGGGATCCCGAACTGATCCGGACCGAGGACTACCTGGCTTGGGTCCAGGAGCAGTTGCCCTCCGAGTTATACACGCAAGTGGAGGCAAGCTACGGCGCGGCGCCGGGACAGTATCTCTCGCTGAGTCAGGATGGACAGACCTACCTGGCGCTTCCGCGCGTGCGATTCGGGAACATCGTGATCCTGCCCCAGCTCATGCCGGGGATTGGCGACGACACCAACAAGCTTGTCCACGGTGTCAAGGCGGCCCCGCCCCATCCGTACATCGCCACCTATCTTTGGGCTCGGCACGGCTTCGGCGCAGACGCCCTGGTTCACTTCGGCACACATGGCAGCCTTGAGTTCACGCCCTGGAAGCAATCGGCCTTGTCGCAGATGGACTGGTCCGACGCTCTCACGGGCGATCTGCCGCACCCCTACATCTACACCATCAACAACATCGGCGAGGCCGTCGTCGCCAAACGGCGCTCGTACGCCACGTTGGTTTCGCATCTGACCCCGCCCTTCATGGCGTCGGACCTGTACGGTCCCCTGGCGGCTTTGGCGGACGCCGTGCACGGTTATCTGAACACGCCCGACGACGCCTTGCGCGCCGAATATGCCCAGGACATCCGAGCCGGCGTCAAGGAACTCGATCTGGACAAGGACCTCGAGTTCGAGGATTTCGTCGATCGCCCCCTCGATCGGGCCGAGATCGATGCACTGCATCACTATCTGCGCAGTCTGGCCATCGAGAAAGTCACACGGGGCAACTACGTCTTGGGTCGCCCGTATGAAGAGGCATTCGCGCGGGAGACCGCCGGGCTCATGGCCCTGGAGCCGGTTACGTACGCGCTGGTTCGCCTGGATGAAGCGCGCGGCGGGGCACACGCGGATCGCGGGGACCACGTCGCTGCGACAGATCAGGAGGCACAGACCCATCCGCATGCCCATCACGCTGTGGACGAGGTGCTTCGGCCCTACGCCGCACAGATCATCGAGGAGATCCTGTCGGGTCAGGCTTCTTGGCAGGATTACGTTTCCGACGCCGACCTCGCCCGTTTGACCGCCTGGGACGAGGCCCGCCAGATGAAGTCATCGGGTCCGCCTCACAGTAGAGACTGTGGCTGTCCGGCCTGCCGGGCCTGGGTGGCGGCTCACGCCCAGCAAGAGAAGGGCCAGCCTTCAGAGACGGTCGAGGACGCGGACGAGGCAGCCGTGCAGCGTCGTCTTTGGGTGGCCCGGGCGTGCCGGCCACCCCATCGGGAGGTCCTCTTTCAGACCGCAGATATGGAGTCCTTCCGCGCGGCGGTCGAAACCTGGGAGTTGGATCGGACCCTGGAGGTCAAATCTATGCTGAGTTTCTATGCGGAACACACCGACCTGGCCGAAGAAGTCGGCGAGCAGCCGGGCAAGGACAACATCGCTCTGGCCGCCTTGTTGCGCCTGGGGCGTGCACCGATTGAACGCGCCCTCAAGGTGGTCGATGGACATCGGGCCGACCTGCAGGAGAATGAACGGACCTATGTCCAGGCCGTGCGAACGCTGCGAGACGCGCTGCAGGAAGTCAATCATTACCAGGCGTCGTTGTTGGCCTCTACCGACGCGGAACTGGACAGCCTGGTACGCGTCCTGGCAGGTGGTTACGTGGCCCCCTCCCCAGGCGGCGACGCCTTACGCAGTCCCAAGGCGATTCCGACCGGGCGCAACCTTACGGCGATCGATATGGACAAGACACCCACGCCTCAATCCTGGCGGGTGGGGGTGCAACTGGCGGAATCTACCCTGCAGAAGAGGCTTGATGAGACGGGGCAGTACCCCAAGAAGGTGGCTGTGACGCTCTGGGGCGGCGAACTCATTCGCACGGAAGGCGCGCAGATTGCCATGATCTTTCACTTTTTGGGGGTCGAGCCCGTGCGCAATGCGCGCGGGACCGTGCACGCCGTCCAACTGGTGCCCATGGAGAAGTTGCAGCGGCCCCGTATCGACGTGGTGGTCCAGACCTCGGGCCAGGCCCGCGACATCGCGGTCTCTCGCCTGTTCCTGATCGAGGAAGCGGTCAAGCTGGCCTCCAATGCCGACGATCCGCAGGAGTTCCCCAACCGCGTCAAGGAAGGGACTCTGGCCGCCGAGGCTGTGATGAAGGACAAGGGCCTCTCGCCCCTGGATGCCCGCACCTTTGCCACGGCGCGCGTGTTCGGCGGAGTCAACGGCAATTATGGCACCGGTATTATGGGGCTGGTCGAATCCGGTGACCGCTGGGAAGAGGATACCGAACTGACCGATCAGTACCTCAAGAATATGGGAGCGATGTACACGAAGGACCATTGGGGGCACTACCAGCCGGGTGTCTTCACCGCGGCCCTGCAAAATACGGATACGGTGGTCCAAAGCCGCTCTTCCAATCAATCGGGACCGCTCTCGCTCGATCACGTGTACGAGTTCATGGGCGGCATCAACGCCGTGATTCGCAATGTCACAGGCGAAGAGCCGGACGCGATGTTCAGTGACTTGAGAAATCCGAACAACCCGAAAGTGCAGGGGGCCAAAGAGGCCATCTGGACCGAGTCGCGCACCACGCTGATGAATCCGAAGTACATCAAGGCCATGCAGGCCGAAGGCAGTTCCGCTGCGGAGTCGTTCGCGGAGACCTTCCGCAACACCTACGCGTGGAATGTCCTGAAGCCCGTGGCCATCGACAATGAGTTGTGGGAAGGGCTCTACGACGTGTATGTCCGGGACAGCCTGGGGTTGGATATGAAGGCTTACTTCAAGGAGAAGAACCCGTACGCCCTCCAGGAGATGAGTGCCGTGATGCTGGAGACGATCCGCAAGGGGTACTGGCCGGCCGACGCGGAGGTCGTCAAAACCCTGGCGGAACTGCATGTGGAGCTGGTCAAGGACCATGAACCGGGTTGCAGCACCTTCGTCTGCGACAACGCGAAGCTTCGGGATGTGATCGCCCAGAACGTCGCGGCGGAGGTCGCCCAGACCTATCGTCAGCAGATCGAGCAGGTTCGTGTCGGTCGCAGCGCACAGGCCGTCGATGGAATGACGCTTACACAACAGACGATGACACTCGACGCGATCAAGAACGCTGTTTCGCAGAGTCTACCGACGATTCTGATGCTGCTGGCCTTGGTCGGCCTCTTCATCGCAGCGGTCTTCCTGGGGGTGCGCCGTCATGGCAATTGA
- the galU gene encoding UTP--glucose-1-phosphate uridylyltransferase GalU has protein sequence MIRKAVIPAAGFGTRFLPATKSQPKEMLPIVDTPVIQYVVEEAVAAGISDLLMIIGKGKRSIEEHFDRSFQLEAQLQAKGKTDELDAMRRISELAQIHFVWQKEMRGLGDAVYCARHHVHDEPFVVLLGDTLIDAPKPAAQQLVELYEELQAPVILVEQVESRKVHLYGIIDGEEVRPGVYRIRDIVEKPAPAQAPSNLAVAGRYLLTADIFDHIGTTGPDPGGEIQLTDALRALVRERPMYGLRLDGRRCDIGNKDGFIRTNIEFALKREDMAEDMVQYIRQLAQTL, from the coding sequence ATGATACGCAAGGCCGTTATCCCGGCGGCAGGTTTCGGCACGCGGTTTCTGCCGGCCACCAAATCGCAGCCGAAGGAAATGCTGCCGATTGTCGATACCCCCGTGATCCAATACGTGGTCGAGGAGGCCGTCGCAGCGGGAATCTCCGACCTGCTGATGATCATCGGCAAGGGCAAACGCTCGATCGAGGAGCATTTCGATCGCAGCTTCCAGCTCGAAGCGCAGCTTCAGGCCAAGGGCAAGACGGATGAACTCGACGCGATGCGGCGAATCTCCGAACTGGCCCAGATCCACTTCGTCTGGCAGAAGGAAATGCGGGGGCTCGGCGACGCCGTCTACTGTGCGCGGCACCACGTCCACGACGAGCCGTTCGTGGTTCTGCTGGGCGACACGTTGATCGATGCGCCCAAGCCGGCCGCGCAGCAGCTTGTCGAGTTGTATGAAGAGTTGCAGGCGCCGGTTATCCTGGTCGAACAGGTCGAATCCAGGAAGGTCCACCTGTATGGCATCATCGACGGCGAGGAGGTCCGTCCGGGGGTCTATCGAATTCGTGACATCGTCGAAAAGCCTGCGCCGGCCCAGGCGCCGTCGAACCTGGCCGTCGCTGGCCGCTATCTGCTGACCGCCGATATCTTCGACCACATCGGGACGACCGGACCCGACCCCGGCGGAGAAATCCAACTGACCGACGCGCTGCGGGCCCTGGTCCGGGAGCGTCCCATGTATGGGCTCAGGCTCGACGGCCGCCGGTGCGACATCGGCAACAAGGACGGTTTCATTCGCACGAACATCGAATTCGCGTTGAAGCGAGAAGACATGGCTGAGGACATGGTCCAGTATATTCGGCAGTTGGCGCAGACGCTCTGA
- a CDS encoding DUF2023 family protein: protein MIMRNDAACLSPAERTIVVPDGHQRVFNHHVYEYRKGLRDLALQTLPRRYGPVVVARLEDLDITYLIYPAGRRNVNVFFGAPECLEIVRRIGKFDLSRYTPEEDFILGIMLGYGRRQQCTRYLDLLGQGVLQPAPQATDRINHQSQERNYHVYKT, encoded by the coding sequence ATGATCATGCGCAACGATGCGGCCTGCCTCTCGCCGGCCGAACGAACGATCGTCGTCCCGGACGGGCACCAGAGGGTGTTCAATCACCACGTGTATGAGTACCGAAAGGGCCTGCGCGACCTCGCTCTGCAAACCCTGCCTCGCAGATACGGTCCCGTGGTCGTCGCCCGCCTGGAGGATCTTGATATCACCTATCTGATCTACCCTGCGGGCCGGCGAAACGTCAATGTGTTCTTCGGCGCGCCCGAGTGCCTGGAGATCGTGCGTCGGATCGGCAAGTTCGACCTGTCGCGGTACACACCCGAAGAGGATTTCATCCTGGGCATCATGTTGGGGTACGGCCGACGCCAGCAGTGCACGCGGTATCTGGACCTGCTCGGTCAGGGCGTCCTCCAACCGGCTCCGCAGGCGACGGATCGGATAAATCATCAATCGCAAGAGAGGAACTACCATGTGTACAAGACATGA
- a CDS encoding DUF2149 domain-containing protein, translated as MKRAKRHTLDLEGVDTDPLSGMANLFDVAMVFAVALMVAMVINFRMTDMLTEDEVTIVKNPGRQDMEIVVKKGREITQYKGSEDAGQGKGRRIGVAYELEDGRIIYVPE; from the coding sequence ATGAAACGGGCCAAACGGCATACCCTGGATCTGGAGGGTGTGGACACCGATCCCCTTTCCGGAATGGCCAACCTCTTCGACGTCGCCATGGTCTTTGCGGTGGCCTTGATGGTCGCCATGGTCATCAACTTCCGCATGACGGACATGCTGACAGAGGATGAAGTGACGATCGTGAAGAATCCTGGGCGTCAGGACATGGAAATCGTGGTCAAGAAGGGGCGTGAAATCACGCAGTACAAAGGCTCGGAGGATGCGGGACAGGGCAAGGGCCGCCGCATCGGTGTGGCGTACGAACTGGAAGATGGCCGGATCATCTACGTCCCGGAGTAG
- a CDS encoding NAD-dependent epimerase/dehydratase family protein, producing MKAVITGAAGFIGSHLTERLLETGHTVVGIDSFDTFYNPQIKRRNIAPALRNPNFHLVEADIRDQAAMERAIGDDIDAIVHLAARAGVRPSIEQPALYSDVNINGTVVLLEIARARRIKKFVFASSSSVYGNNKKVPFSESDNVDFPISPYAATKKAGELICHTYHHLYDIGMTCLRFFTVYGPRQRPDLAIHKFARLIDAGEPIPVFGDGTMRRDFTYIDDIINGVVAAIDRCAGYNIYNLGESRPICVRDLVAEIEKALGKKAIRSHLPTQPGDVDQTYADVAKAQRELGYDPATHIATGLARFVAWLRDNDARR from the coding sequence ATGAAAGCAGTCATCACCGGCGCAGCAGGATTCATCGGATCGCACTTGACCGAGCGTCTGCTCGAAACAGGTCACACAGTTGTCGGCATCGACAGTTTCGATACGTTCTACAACCCGCAGATCAAACGGCGCAATATCGCACCGGCCCTCCGCAATCCCAACTTTCATCTTGTCGAAGCGGACATCCGCGACCAGGCGGCGATGGAGCGGGCCATCGGCGACGATATCGACGCCATCGTGCACCTTGCGGCGCGGGCGGGCGTGCGCCCGTCGATCGAACAGCCCGCCCTCTACAGCGATGTCAACATCAACGGGACGGTCGTCCTGCTGGAGATCGCCCGCGCGCGACGAATCAAGAAGTTCGTCTTCGCCTCGAGTTCGAGCGTCTACGGCAACAACAAGAAGGTCCCCTTCTCCGAGAGCGACAACGTCGATTTCCCGATCTCGCCATACGCCGCGACGAAGAAGGCGGGCGAGCTGATCTGCCACACATACCACCATCTCTACGATATCGGCATGACCTGCCTGCGCTTCTTCACCGTCTACGGCCCTCGCCAGCGTCCCGATCTGGCCATCCATAAGTTTGCCCGCCTGATCGACGCCGGTGAGCCGATCCCCGTCTTTGGCGACGGCACCATGCGGCGCGATTTCACCTATATCGATGACATCATCAACGGTGTCGTCGCCGCCATCGACCGCTGCGCCGGCTACAACATCTACAACCTCGGTGAGTCGCGTCCGATCTGCGTGCGCGACCTGGTCGCCGAGATCGAGAAGGCCCTCGGCAAGAAGGCGATCAGGAGCCACCTGCCCACCCAGCCCGGCGACGTCGACCAGACCTACGCCGACGTGGCCAAGGCCCAACGGGAACTGGGCTACGACCCCGCCACCCACATCGCCACCGGTCTGGCCCGCTTCGTCGCCTGGCTGCGAGACAACGACGCACGCCGCTGA
- a CDS encoding MotA/TolQ/ExbB proton channel family protein, with the protein MNLLTSVLYWLSTGMMIPVVVLLLIAFGWSLMLLGDLYGQYGWRLRHRSTIQQMLTKAERDGIGGLALKSLSKGKKSRFVCSLQTLMQQSGRHCQEEKALTDFELACRCDLDASLTLMRVGPMLGLMGTLIPMGPALAGLASGDIASMASNMQVAFSTTVVGIFVGAMGFIVQLIKKRWHQSDHALLVYLLELSQEEKE; encoded by the coding sequence ATGAATCTGCTCACCAGCGTATTGTACTGGCTTTCGACCGGAATGATGATCCCGGTGGTGGTTCTGCTGTTGATTGCCTTCGGCTGGTCGCTGATGCTGCTGGGCGACTTGTACGGCCAGTATGGCTGGCGACTGCGTCATCGGTCAACGATCCAGCAGATGCTGACGAAGGCGGAACGCGATGGGATCGGGGGGCTCGCTCTCAAATCGCTGAGCAAAGGAAAGAAGAGCCGTTTCGTGTGTTCCCTCCAGACGCTGATGCAGCAGTCGGGACGCCATTGCCAGGAGGAAAAGGCACTCACCGATTTCGAATTGGCCTGTCGGTGCGACCTCGACGCCTCCCTGACCTTGATGCGTGTCGGTCCCATGCTGGGGTTGATGGGTACGCTCATTCCGATGGGACCGGCGCTGGCCGGACTGGCCTCCGGGGACATCGCCTCGATGGCATCCAATATGCAGGTCGCTTTTTCCACCACGGTGGTGGGCATCTTCGTCGGGGCGATGGGGTTCATTGTGCAACTGATCAAGAAGCGGTGGCATCAATCCGACCACGCCTTGCTGGTCTATCTCCTGGAACTATCGCAGGAAGAGAAGGAGTAA
- a CDS encoding mevalonate kinase family protein, with translation MIIRTQAYPRAGLIGNPSDGYFGKTISFVFGNFRAEVVLYETPELEILPSLKDHSCFNNIADIVRDVRLHGYYGGIRLLKATIKTFYDYCQDNQIVLHEKNFTIRYCSNIPHGVGLAGSSAIITACLRALMAFYGVSIPKYVQANLVLAAERNELHIPAGLQDRVIQVYEGLVYMDFAEETMTRQGYGDYTPLDPALLPKLYIAYRDDLSEPTEKFHNNIRLRFEQGERKVVNAMRFWARLTDQVHRRLLDGQGDEIGELLNANFDRRRQIYKISDDNLRMVEQARATGASAKFTGSGGAIVGTYIDERVFAELRKRLGKLNIKVIKPKIPHPEARTRT, from the coding sequence ATGATTATCCGCACGCAGGCCTATCCGAGAGCGGGTCTGATCGGAAACCCGTCGGACGGCTATTTCGGCAAAACCATCTCGTTCGTGTTCGGCAATTTCCGGGCCGAAGTGGTCCTGTATGAGACGCCGGAACTGGAGATTTTGCCGAGCCTGAAGGACCATTCGTGTTTCAATAACATCGCGGACATCGTACGCGATGTGCGGCTCCACGGCTACTACGGCGGCATCCGCCTGCTCAAGGCCACCATCAAGACGTTCTACGATTACTGCCAGGACAACCAGATCGTCCTGCACGAGAAGAATTTCACGATCCGATACTGCTCGAACATCCCACACGGGGTGGGACTAGCCGGCTCCAGCGCGATCATCACCGCCTGCCTCCGCGCCCTCATGGCCTTCTACGGCGTCAGCATCCCGAAATACGTCCAGGCCAACCTGGTGCTGGCCGCCGAGAGGAACGAGTTGCACATCCCGGCCGGCCTCCAGGACCGCGTTATCCAGGTCTACGAGGGCCTCGTCTATATGGACTTCGCCGAGGAGACCATGACGCGGCAGGGCTATGGCGACTACACCCCGCTCGACCCCGCCCTGCTGCCCAAGCTCTACATTGCCTATCGCGACGACCTCAGCGAACCGACGGAGAAGTTTCACAACAACATCCGCCTTCGATTCGAACAGGGCGAGCGCAAGGTCGTCAACGCCATGCGCTTCTGGGCTCGCCTGACGGACCAGGTCCACCGCCGTCTTCTCGACGGCCAGGGTGACGAGATCGGCGAGTTGCTCAACGCCAACTTCGACCGCCGACGGCAAATCTACAAGATCAGCGATGACAACCTGCGGATGGTGGAACAGGCCCGCGCCACCGGCGCCAGCGCCAAGTTCACCGGCTCGGGCGGCGCGATCGTGGGCACGTACATAGACGAGAGAGTGTTCGCTGAGCTGCGCAAGAGGCTGGGAAAGCTCAATATCAAAGTCATCAAGCCAAAGATCCCCCACCCGGAGGCACGGACACGGACATGA
- a CDS encoding type II secretion system protein codes for MCTRHEKTSGFTLVELLVVIGVIAVLMAILLPALNRARGQARRVVCASQLRQLGMAHVMYQESHEGWIVPAMQELGVSEYWYNTLGPYFEHRNVGMGNEHADDIGRKILLCPLDKRAYPKMLNPHGNNPEGWLSYALNSQPTRHVSSRTKIYAGAGGNKLTKLRRPAETMLHADFAYRAWICDSATLTRHQYGSEPGAHYDAMTGYPQQNETVEEAYRHAGRMNVLWADSHVSLLDGHMPSAEEQSNFWGAVYEKLERSQ; via the coding sequence ATGTGTACAAGACATGAAAAAACCAGTGGGTTCACACTTGTGGAACTGCTCGTCGTGATCGGGGTGATTGCCGTTCTCATGGCGATTCTTCTGCCGGCGCTGAATCGGGCACGAGGGCAGGCCCGGCGGGTGGTCTGCGCGTCGCAGTTGCGTCAGTTGGGCATGGCCCACGTGATGTACCAGGAGAGTCATGAGGGTTGGATTGTTCCGGCGATGCAGGAACTCGGGGTCAGTGAGTACTGGTACAACACGCTGGGGCCGTACTTCGAGCACCGCAACGTCGGAATGGGGAACGAGCACGCCGACGACATCGGACGGAAGATCCTACTGTGTCCACTGGACAAGAGGGCCTACCCCAAGATGCTCAATCCGCACGGGAACAATCCGGAAGGTTGGCTGTCGTACGCGCTGAACAGCCAGCCGACGCGCCATGTCAGCAGTCGGACGAAGATCTATGCCGGTGCCGGCGGCAACAAGCTGACGAAGTTGCGCCGTCCGGCTGAGACCATGCTGCATGCCGACTTCGCCTACCGTGCCTGGATCTGCGATTCGGCAACGTTGACGCGACATCAGTATGGCTCCGAACCTGGCGCGCACTATGATGCAATGACGGGCTATCCGCAGCAAAACGAGACCGTGGAGGAGGCCTATCGACACGCCGGTCGCATGAACGTTCTGTGGGCCGACAGCCACGTTTCTCTGCTGGACGGCCACATGCCTTCGGCCGAGGAGCAGTCGAACTTCTGGGGTGCCGTCTACGAGAAGCTGGAGCGCAGTCAATGA
- a CDS encoding flavodoxin produces MTEIGLYYGSTMGNTKDAAVQIRTAFGTDIVKVASIAGATAEDLNHFDVLILGTSTWGFGDWQDDWAAFQRELAQVDWSCKTVALFGLGDQYGYPDTFVDAMGLLHDVVAARGAQVVGVWEGQGYDFESSCAHRDGRFVGLALDADNQSEMTGARIREWVQGLRGELGL; encoded by the coding sequence ATGACGGAGATTGGCCTCTACTACGGGAGCACCATGGGAAACACCAAGGACGCGGCTGTGCAGATCAGGACAGCGTTTGGCACCGATATCGTGAAGGTGGCCAGCATTGCCGGCGCCACGGCTGAAGACCTGAACCACTTCGATGTCTTGATTCTCGGGACATCGACGTGGGGGTTCGGCGACTGGCAGGACGACTGGGCCGCCTTTCAGAGGGAGCTGGCCCAGGTCGACTGGTCCTGCAAGACGGTGGCTTTGTTCGGGTTGGGCGATCAGTACGGCTATCCCGACACGTTCGTCGATGCGATGGGATTGCTCCATGACGTGGTGGCGGCGCGGGGCGCCCAGGTCGTGGGTGTCTGGGAAGGGCAGGGGTACGACTTCGAGTCATCCTGCGCGCATCGCGACGGGCGCTTCGTCGGTCTGGCTCTCGACGCCGACAATCAGTCCGAGATGACCGGGGCGCGAATTCGAGAATGGGTCCAGGGGCTCAGAGGAGAACTGGGGCTATGA